The DNA window GCACCAAGACAGAAGTACAGAATGTATTCAGGTTCATATACTTATTCAGGTACATATATGAATTACCACTAGGGGGAGAGACAGGGAGTCATTTCTCTTAGCAGGAGTGACAGAAGAACAGGAGGCGGCTTATGAGGCCTTAGTGATATGTAGCAGGAGTGAATCctaaagagcagcagcactgtgatgGTGAGATGGCAaagaaatgtgcacattttgtgACATTCTTATgtagaatttattatttttaaaaatatttttctcctccagcttctctgcACCTCcctttcactttgttttatcCATATTAGCCCATCACCATCTAATAACCGGACACTTTGCCTAAATTTATACACAGCTTATCGGCTTGATTCGTCTCCCCCGGGCTACTCTCTGCTTTAAAGCCCGGTGAGGTCAAAACATATATCTTATTAAAAACTTTGCCAAATTAGCATTGGCCCAAAAGCTCTACCCGAATAGATTACTAGTTCAGTCCTGCCACAAACAGAATATATTATGTATAACAGTTTCTTGTAAATGTCCATTTCACTGATTTAGCTGTCTCaggataaaatacagaaaacacaactttCTGTTACCATCTAGTGGCCAAATCAAATAAGACAACCTGCTCTGTTTCATGTGGAATAACTAGAAGTTATTTTTTCAACATGTTTAATGACACTGATACAAGTTTGGCTGTTTATATAAAATTGGTCCACAAATGGTTAATCAGACTATAACATCATTTCCAGAGATTCAGGAGCAACATCTTCTAATCTAGTGATACTGATAACAGCTGACAGCTGGAGAAAAACCTTAATAATcgttataataataataaatttatttatagagcacttttctaaacatatgttacaaagtgctttacaaaagagacaaaaagaccaacttgagcagcactaggcaaacagtggagaggaaaaactccctctggaaaaaacctccagcagaaccaggctcaagttagaCGTCCATTTGCCctgaccggttggggtgcaggaaacaataatacaaacaaaacctacACCAACTACAACATCAGTCCTTAAGAAAACCAGTTGCAAAGGAAAGACAGATTTCTAAGTTAATGGGAAGTCGTCCTAAATGAAGAGTTGTCTCTATTTAAAGAAGATCAGAAAAAGttcgccggtagaggtatgttttaaggagagatttaaaagatgttactgagtcagctgatcttatttcctcagtaagttgttccagagtttgtgccccccctctgtaaggagtggaggaactgacaatttcttgtctgctgtcattccaccataaactataattattgacctatttttatccatcttacatattctgtatatatacactcagttttctgtattgatatTCTTCTGTATTGCTTTGGATCCTTTCTGGTTGCGGATcgctttctttctgtctgatttgagaacaactgtaacaaagcaaaacaatttccatCCGgcattaataaagttttttgaatctggAATAAACACTGAACCTCTCTCGTGTATATTCAGCGTAGCTTCCAGCAGATGGCGCTTTATCATCGACCAGTAAACGCCCTTTTAATAAAGATTCTCGAAGTTGGATTTTCTGGAAGAGAGAAACACTCAGACATCACCTGGGATTAAGTTCATCTCGTATCGTCAGATCTACTGTTGAATATGTGGAAACATGTGAACAGCTGCTGCAAACTGACACCAAacgttttacttttacttttaactcGGAGCAGTGATCAGTGATGGCGCAACAGGAATAAATCGGTGAGTAAACTTGAACAAACTCTAATCATTACTTCAACATCCAGACGTTAGAATAAAGCCAGTGTCAGTGATCAGACTGTAGATGGATCAACAGACCGTCAGGAGTTGATATGAAACGTGTTCACTTCACTGACAAGTCGTTTTTACAGCCTGAAAACTTATGAgtaaaaaaagcagaagagttGGAGTCAGTTTGTGATGTGTTACGTTTCAAATCAAACCATCATCGATTGTTTCTTCTATTTTCATTCTAATCTGATCTGTTATGATATAATCCTGTTAATCTTTAATTACAACTTTGTTAGCACTTTCTCCCGAAacttcacttttatttctcagtttgtcGAAGTATTTGGTTCCTGATTCATCCCATTAAATTACACCGTAAACCACAGGTTGTGGTATAAAGTGCTAACGATCAGTTGAATTAGATACTAACAGTAGTGTTTACTCAGTTTGTCCAACTGGGAGTCAGTTCATATTTGCTTCTTGATGTTTTCATTCTTATCTCGACTTCAGTAAAACTCCTCCCAGACCAGaggacacaaacattcactatttgtccaaagacacacagttactgtacttttGTAAAAGAGAGATTTCAAGTTGTTCAGAAGTTTAATTTTCagaatttaatgtaaaaacatgttttcactttttctttgtgggttatttttcagaaagatgaagaagaattaaaacattaattgttTGTGAAGAGACTGTACGTCACCTCAGCACTATTGAAtagagacgtgtgtgtgttttgagtttatcatattaaaatctaacttctttttatttttccttctgttGCAGTTGAATCAGCTTCAGTACCAGCTGATGTcagcagagtgacatcatggcGTCTGCAGCACCAGGTGAGTCCAGGTTTACACACTGTCTTCTGTCACTGTTTACACATTACACCTGTTATAAACTAACTCTTATTATACTCTTCAGATGTTTAATGAGTTTCTGAGTTAAATCTTTACTTGAACAGAATCATGTAATTAATAGTTGTCTGAAGTTCGAATTAAATTCTGTAAGGAACAGTTGAAAAACTCATCATGTTATTTGATATTTATCAGTTATTGATTTTCCTTCCTCACTTTGACCTTTATGCTTTGCAGCTGTACTGATGGAGCAATTTAACCTTTTTTCAATAAATCTAATCAATTGATTTTGGCCAGAAGACTAAAACCTAAACTACAAAGACAGATTCTCTGCTACATGTGAAGTTTAGTTCTGTGGCACCTGATTCTCTATAGAGGTTTTTATTCATGTTCCAGCAGCTTCAATAATTTATTGTTAATCATTTCCACAATTTTAAAAGACTCACCCAGAGCCCTCAAATATCATCACTGTCCTGACAGAGCAcatgactttgctgtgcattttTTTAAGCGTCTGGGCCTCAGCAGCTCTTCCCCAAGGAGACATgactattaaaaaataattgatGATAGGGTGATTTCATCTGGTCTAAGTTTAGCAGTTACAGGCtgcttgtatttatttaacaacaacagaaaaaagtCATGGGTCACATGGTGTAATTGCACAGTTTACACTGTTTTAAAGTgactaataataactaatagTGATAATGGTTCAGTGGGAGCAGCTCAGATTATAAAGTCTGaaagcagcagggagaaaagaacTTCGATTTCGTTCCTCTGGACATTTAGGATTtaacagtctgtcactgaaggaGCTGTTCAGAGATGACACTGCATCATACAGGGGGTGGGAGTTGCCTCCAGCACAGATGACAGCTTGGCTACCATCCTCCTTTTTCCCACATCCCCAAAACCTAGCTGGCCTTCCTGACCAGCTTCTCCAGtcttttcctgtctgctgtCGTGATGCTGCTGCACCAGCAGACCACTCCATAGGAGATGGCTGAGGCCAATACAGAGTCATAAGAGGTCTTTAGTAGTGCTCCTTGCACTACAAAAGACTTTAGTCTCCTCAGCAGAAAGAGTCTGCCCTGTCCTTTCTTGTAGAGTGCATCAGTGTTGTGtgaccagtccagtttattgttcaGGTGAACAGGATCAGTTCCCTGTATTCCCTGTCATTGTCATCCATGATCAGGCCGATATTGGCAGAGTCTTAGAGAACTTCAGCAGGTGACAGGATGCTGAACTGAACATGAAGTCTGCAGTGtaaacagtgaacagaaacGTTCCCTGCGGATCCCCTGTGTTGCAGACAACCATGTCGAGCCCTCACACACTGTAGTCAGTTTGAGAGGTAGTCCAATATCCCGGGAGAAGAGATGTTGGTCCACCCCCATGTCTGGATGTCTGAATGGTGTTAAAAGCACTggagaagtaaaaaaacatgactctcacGGTGCTGCCAGCCTTATTCAGATGTGAAAGAGCTCTATTCAGGAGGAAGATTACAGCATCACTCCAATGCCTGGCTGATAGGCAAACTGGAACGGGTCCACTGACTCTCTCACCAGAGGACAGACATAGGTGAGCACTAGCCTCTCCATTGTCTTCATCAGATGTGAGGTCAGCACCACCGGTCTAGAGTCCTTAAAGTCATTTGGGTGAGATGTCTTTGGTACCGGCACCAAGCAGGATGTCTTCCAAAGCTGTGGCACCTTCCCCAGTGTCAGGCTCAGACCAAACATGTACAGCAGTATGCTGCACAGTTCGTCTGCACATGGGTCTTTGTGAGGGGCAgtttggggtgagtggagagaggGCTGAGGACCGTGTAGAGAGAGTTAGTTGTTGTTGGAACAACTCACTGTAGGGGCAGAAACTGGGGATTGCAGCAGGGGAAactgggtgggggtgggggcagTTGCGGTCAGCTGGTCAAACCTATTGAAGAGTAGAGTAGTGCATTTATTTGCAGTGAGAGATGATATTTGATGATTTAGTCAGACATTATAGAAATGATAGAAAGTATTGAATGGTTGTTTTGCCCAAgcaatgtttaataaaatatcaagtgaaaaatacaatttcaaacaaagacaaaaacatatgaaaacTGACAGTCAAGCAAGGGGCAAAGCTGAGGCTAAGTCCAGGTTAGAATGAGCTCCAAACACAAGAAGAGGTAGGTGGCTGGAAAACAGAATGAAACACTGGCAAGTTCGCAGGGAGGAGCTTAAATAGAAGGTGAAACCACAGGTGAAAGAGATCAGGCAAtcagggcagaggagagaggagagagacaggtgatACAAGATAAGCAATCAGAGTgaacagaggagagacagaacagaaatgGAGCATTTatagcagagacagaaaataattggAGAAAACAGAGTGACACAAAAAGCAattgaagaagagaaagagagaaacccAGGCAGGGACTGGAaggaaagtcaaaataaaagcaaggaCCAGTAATGTGGGGCAGGATCATGACAGGTAGTTCAGTTCAGTGGCCCTATGATGTCACATGTACATATTCAGAATCAGAGTTATGAGTTCACCTGACCTGCTCCATCATGCAGATTCCACCAAATGACAGAGACCTTAAGCTGTGTCTGAATAATTAACATTACTCTGTTtccacattcagtgttttcattcatgtatCATCTGTTGGAAATCCACCAAACAGTTTTGTTGTGTATATCTGAAATTATAATGTTCAACAGTGGaagctttaaaaatgtctgataaaaaaaaaaaaaaacaatatcaatATATGTCACATTTATGTTTTCTCTGTATTATAATTACTTAAATTctaaaattaattttgttttcagtgtctgagcTGAGGGTTGTTCTGCTGGGGAACAGCTGGTCTGAGAGGAGAAAACTGGGGAATCTTATACTGAGAGGAACTAAGTTCAACACTGAAAAAGCACCAGACCACTGTCTGAGGGTCAGTGGACTGACTGACGAGAAAAACATAGTTCTCATCAACACCCCAGATCTGCTGCATCCTGAAATCTCTGAAGACAAACTTAGAGAACATGTAGAAAACTGTGTGAGACTCTCTGCTCCTGGACCTCATGTGTTCCTGCTGGTTCTACAGCCTGAAGACTTCACTGAGCCACAAACAAAGAGGCTACGATCAATCCTTGAACTCTTTGGTGATCGATCATTTGATCATTCACTGGTGCTGATATCAACTCCCAGAGAGGAGAGTTCAGGTTCCACAGTAAAATACCTGCAGCATCATCTGTTAGGAGACATTATGAGGAAATGTAGACACAAGATGTTGTGGAAGAAAAACCTTGAGCGTCCAGAGCTGTTAAAGATCATGGACCAGATTGTGGAAGAGAACGATGGAGATCATGTGAGCTGTGATGTATTTGAGGACGTAAAGTCTGATTTATTCAGTGGTCATGAAAGTCtgaaagaagaaggagcagccaGTGTTAAAGTGGATCCTGTCGAACCTGTTGGTAAGTTCAAGAATATTCTTATCATGTGAAGATAACTGATGAAGTTTGAACAATAGATCAAGAATGAGACAGATTTTTAATCCTACATTTACAGAACTGAAGTCTATCTGGGATCCTGCAAAAACTGGTTTTGACTGTTAGACACCTCACTCCTTATTATCACATCTGATAAGAAATGTGATAGAAATTTAACAAAGACATTGTAATTAATGACCATTAATTCCTGCATTAAGATCCTGCAAAAACTGGTTTTGACTAATAGAAAACTTACAAATTATTATCACATCTGATAAGAAGCAGGAGACCAAGACAGAACTTTTCAGAATTCTTCTGTGCACTTGAATCTTTCTCtgcaaaaaaacatcttgatcACTTTACTTAAAAGTTTGTCTCATTGGCTTAGATAGTTAAATAGAGTGTAAGGAAACTATACTTAATGTAATCTGTAAAATCTGcttattacttatttacttgtttttcaCAGCACATGGACTCAGGATTGTGATATTTGGGAAAcaagatgacaaaaaaacagcactagGATACATCATAAGAAACACCATTATCAATAGATTTTCTACCCCAAAATTCACTCTACGTAAACATTGGGTGACtagagagtggagaggaaaaccagTAACAGTAGTAAAAACTCcaaacatgttcagtttgtctgtggaagcagtgagagaagagatgaagaactgtgtgactctttgttctcctggaccaaatgttctgctgctgttagtgaaaccttctgatttcactgaagagaacagaaaaacactgaagttcatCCTGAGTTTGTTTGATCAAGATGCTTTGAAATACTCAATGGTCGTCATCACAcatgagaagagagaaaatgagtcAGTGAAAAAACTGATTAAAGACTGTGAACAAAGGCAGCACAGAATCAATCTGaacaaaaaggatttttttaaaaatgatgaagatttaatgcaaaaaatagaaaatatagtGACTGAGAACAGGGGAGGATTTCTAATGATTAATGAAGAGAATGAacctctgacagtgttaaatTGTTCTAAACCACCTCTGAACCTGGTTCTGTGTGGTAGAAGAGGAGCAGTGAAGTCTTCAGCAGCCAAGACCATTTTAGGTCAGACAGAGCTTCATTCAGTCTCCAACTCATCAGAGTGTGTTAAGAATCAGGGAGAGGTGTGTGGACGTTGGGTTTCcctggtggagctgcctgcctTGTATGGAAAACCtcaggagacagtgatggaggaatcATTCAGGTGTATCTCCCTCTGTGATCCTGAGGGGGTCCATGCCTTCATCCTGGTCCTACCTGTGGGTCCcctcactgatgaagacaagggAGAGTTAGAGACCATCCagaacacattcagctctcgagtcaatgacttcaccatgattctgttcactgtggagtcagatcctacagatccagctgttgttaactttgtaagagagaacagagacatccaggagctctgtcagagctgtggaggaagatatgTTGTTGTCAACATCAAGGACAGGAAGCAGATCTCTGAGCTGCTGGACACTGTGGAAAAGATGAGACTGCTTAAAGACAAACCATGCTGCTACACAACTCAAACATTTGCATATGGTAAACAGGATACAATATTACAACTACAGAAACACATTGTCAAACTACAGGCTGAGCTTAAAGATCTGCAAACAAAGACCACAGTCAATagtaagtgttttatttatgacaCCATAATTAatctttaaaagttattttatattgtgtttacttatatattattaaacaatAGAGTGTGTATAGGTTTTCAATTTTAAGCATTAAAGCCAATTAATTGCCCTTTTA is part of the Anabas testudineus chromosome 9, fAnaTes1.2, whole genome shotgun sequence genome and encodes:
- the LOC113150533 gene encoding GTPase IMAP family member 2-like produces the protein MWGRIMTVSELRVVLLGNSWSERRKLGNLILRGTKFNTEKAPDHCLRVSGLTDEKNIVLINTPDLLHPEISEDKLREHVENCVRLSAPGPHVFLLVLQPEDFTEPQTKRLRSILELFGDRSFDHSLVLISTPREESSGSTVKYLQHHLLGDIMRKCRHKMLWKKNLERPELLKIMDQIVEENDGDHVSCDVFEDVKSDLFSGHESLKEEGAASVKVDPVEPVGKFKNILIM